A genomic window from Cyprinus carpio isolate SPL01 chromosome B9, ASM1834038v1, whole genome shotgun sequence includes:
- the LOC109072852 gene encoding galactose-specific lectin nattectin-like isoform X1: protein MAMLRSLLLLFIVFSMGNAEVNLVKKCTYGWTNLGVRCYRFFFQTVTWITADKNCQNLDANLASVHSKIEHDFLMSLLPSSSTRCWFGLHDGEQEAQWLWTDGTPFDYTHWAPGQPDNIGKEDCGELNYENKGWNDEPCLTSLGYVCAKYL from the exons ATGGCAATGCTGAGAAGCCTTCTGCTTCTTTTCATTGTGTTCTCCATGGGGAACGCAGAag ttaatttagttaaaaaatgcaCCTATGGATGGACAAATCTTGGAGTCCGATGCTACAGGTTCTTCTTTCAGACGGTCACCTGGATCACAGCAGAC AAGAACTGCCAAAATCTGGATGCAAATCTCGCATCTGTACACAGTAAAATAGAACACGATTTTCTGATGAGTCTGTTGCCTTCTTCTTCCACACGTTGTTGGTTTGGTCTTCATGATGGTGAACAA GAAGCACAGTGGTTGTGGACTGATGGAACTCCGTTTGACTACACCCACTGGGCCCCTGGACAACCTGACAATATTGGTAAAGAGGACTGTGGGGAGTTGAACTACGAAA ATAAAGGTTGGAACGATGAACCCTGTTTAACCTCCCTGGGTTATGTTTGTGCTAAATACCTGTAA